One window from the genome of Thermodesulfobacteriota bacterium encodes:
- a CDS encoding GNAT family N-acyltransferase, with amino-acid sequence MKSEGKLDYLKDTVSNSRIVKRAYRWKLREFKPKEEIYIESKRYIIKTVQDLDELEKVLNLRYRIFYEERINKKRFINIDYDKFDLICDHLIIIDKNIDQIVATYRLISSTFADSYYSETFFHMDSIKNAKGVKLELGRACVHADYRSGPVMVLLWKGLSEYMKKVTAKYLFGCSAIQTTNIVEVSLLYKYIHDLYLSSEDLRVVPKEKYRLNDLESFLQAYDKFDVSTERVETFIPPLLKGYFKAGSVICGEPAIDKNLGSADFFTVLDVDAISKSHEKKYKKYQVVNG; translated from the coding sequence ATGAAAAGCGAAGGAAAATTAGACTATTTAAAAGACACCGTCTCTAACTCTCGAATAGTAAAACGCGCCTATAGATGGAAGCTAAGAGAATTCAAACCCAAAGAAGAAATTTATATCGAGAGCAAAAGATATATTATTAAAACCGTCCAAGATCTAGACGAGCTTGAGAAGGTTCTTAACCTACGATATAGAATCTTTTACGAAGAGAGAATAAACAAAAAACGTTTTATCAATATTGACTATGATAAGTTTGATCTAATATGTGACCATCTTATTATTATTGACAAGAACATAGATCAAATAGTTGCAACCTATAGACTCATTTCTTCCACCTTTGCTGATTCCTATTACTCTGAGACATTCTTCCATATGGACAGTATAAAGAACGCTAAGGGCGTAAAGCTTGAGCTCGGAAGAGCATGTGTTCATGCTGACTACCGCAGCGGGCCGGTAATGGTTCTTCTGTGGAAAGGGCTTTCTGAGTATATGAAAAAAGTTACCGCTAAATACCTTTTCGGATGCTCAGCAATTCAAACTACTAATATAGTTGAGGTCAGCCTTCTTTATAAATACATACACGATTTATATTTGTCCTCTGAAGATCTTAGGGTTGTACCAAAAGAAAAATACAGACTAAATGATCTTGAAAGTTTCCTACAAGCGTATGACAAATTTGACGTTAGCACAGAGAGAGTTGAGACTTTTATACCACCCCTTTTAAAAGGTTATTTCAAAGCTGGATCAGTTATCTGCGGAGAGCCGGCAATAGACAAAAACCTTGGCAGCGCAGACTTTTTCACTGTCCTAGATGTTGATGCGATTTCAAAATCTCACGAGAAAAAATATAAAAAGTATCAGGTAGTAAATGGTTAA
- a CDS encoding ribonuclease Z, producing the protein MKLTILGSGTCIPNTNRGSSGYLLEIESSKILLDCGSGTTWKLEKLGINYLEIDHIFFSHIHPDHTGDLAAFLFATKYNHYMKREKPLSLWGGDGFMKFYDALKGAYGNWISPDALMVDEIKGGSQSFEDFRILTTKVPHIESSLAYRIETEGKSIVYSGDTNYSEALINLSSKVDLLLIECAIAKDEYEPKYNHLSPSDVVKIINAAKPQKAVITHLYSECDKEKVVETIRNNVDIKVIEAQDLLEIQI; encoded by the coding sequence ATGAAGCTTACAATTTTAGGATCCGGTACATGCATACCTAATACAAATAGAGGATCATCTGGCTACCTGCTTGAGATAGAGAGTTCTAAAATCCTATTGGACTGCGGATCGGGAACCACGTGGAAATTAGAGAAGCTAGGAATAAATTATTTAGAGATTGACCACATATTTTTCTCACATATTCATCCTGACCACACAGGTGACCTGGCAGCGTTCTTATTTGCAACAAAATACAACCATTATATGAAAAGAGAAAAACCCCTTAGCCTCTGGGGCGGCGATGGTTTTATGAAATTCTATGATGCTCTCAAGGGTGCTTATGGAAACTGGATCTCTCCAGATGCGCTTATGGTTGACGAAATTAAGGGGGGATCACAAAGCTTTGAAGATTTTCGGATTCTAACAACTAAAGTTCCTCATATAGAGAGTAGTTTGGCTTATAGGATTGAAACTGAGGGCAAATCAATTGTATATTCCGGTGATACGAACTACTCAGAAGCGTTGATAAATTTAAGCAGTAAAGTGGACTTATTATTAATTGAATGTGCAATAGCAAAAGATGAATATGAACCCAAATACAATCATCTCTCACCGAGTGATGTGGTGAAAATAATAAATGCAGCTAAACCCCAGAAAGCAGTAATAACTCATCTCTATTCTGAGTGCGATAAAGAAAAGGTAGTTGAGACTATTAGGAACAATGTAGATATAAAAGTAATTGAGGCTCAGGATTTATTAGAGATTCAAATTTAG
- a CDS encoding SAM-dependent chlorinase/fluorinase has protein sequence MRRIITLSSDFGLSDHYVGVMKGVILSINPEAQVVDISHEVPKYDVLRGALLIQNSFAYFPKDTIHVVVVDPGVGTKRKPIIIESDLGTFVGPDNGVFTFILEKQCNIYEITNKDYMLQDISSTFHGRDIFSPAAAHLSSGVSSDKFGDKVENPILLELPKPQLKENEIIGEILYEDSFGNLISNIPASIMPDSCRILVGDTIIDTVVQSYQHGEIGEPLAIIGSSGYLEISVNQGNAANLIKEHKINVILKP, from the coding sequence GTGAGACGAATAATAACTCTAAGCTCAGATTTTGGCCTCTCAGACCACTACGTTGGGGTAATGAAAGGGGTTATTCTGTCGATAAACCCTGAGGCTCAAGTAGTCGATATATCTCATGAAGTCCCAAAATATGATGTGCTCAGGGGAGCGCTTTTAATCCAAAATTCATTTGCCTATTTTCCCAAAGACACTATTCATGTGGTTGTGGTTGACCCTGGAGTTGGGACTAAAAGAAAGCCAATTATTATAGAATCAGATCTTGGTACTTTTGTTGGGCCCGATAATGGAGTTTTCACTTTCATACTAGAGAAGCAGTGCAATATATATGAAATAACTAATAAAGACTATATGTTACAAGATATAAGCAGCACATTTCATGGCCGCGACATCTTTTCCCCCGCGGCTGCTCACCTTTCATCAGGCGTTAGTTCTGACAAGTTTGGCGATAAGGTTGAAAATCCCATATTGCTTGAATTGCCTAAGCCGCAACTTAAAGAGAATGAAATAATCGGTGAAATATTATATGAAGACTCTTTTGGAAATCTTATTTCTAATATTCCAGCTAGCATAATGCCGGACTCATGTAGAATTTTAGTAGGGGACACTATCATTGACACCGTTGTACAATCTTATCAGCATGGTGAAATTGGGGAGCCATTAGCAATAATTGGCAGCTCAGGATATCTCGAAATCTCAGTAAACCAAGGAAATGCTGCGAACTTAATTAAGGAGCACAAAATTAACGTTATACTTAAGCCTTAA
- a CDS encoding nitroreductase family protein, with amino-acid sequence MELLEAIGTRRSIRFYKPWQDVEDWKIQRILQAARYASCQGNCGSTEAIVIDKKNYPEEKFEQIIQCASPFNEQPLRQAPIVIAWLINMDAWYKELVESFSVLFPARAVTAAYGWTYKILTESTYPRLMSFPRERAEDLLRIEAGQAIAHSMLAATELGLGACLLATGRKPAEFPKVLGTPENIVPIWLMAVGYAAETPGQRPRKRFDKLYHYNEYGTELKEDAQVRQDLKDANMIQPMAPHPGRDEELKHLCKMFGLDEGMPDMPKDKIKELYKEDSIYYGEVPEGLEDKGV; translated from the coding sequence ATGGAACTTTTAGAAGCGATAGGAACAAGAAGGAGTATTAGATTTTATAAACCATGGCAGGATGTTGAAGACTGGAAAATCCAGAGAATTCTTCAGGCTGCGCGCTATGCCTCATGTCAGGGGAACTGCGGATCAACGGAAGCAATTGTGATTGATAAGAAAAACTATCCCGAGGAAAAGTTTGAACAGATTATCCAGTGCGCATCGCCCTTTAATGAACAGCCGTTAAGACAAGCTCCTATTGTTATCGCTTGGCTGATAAATATGGATGCCTGGTACAAAGAGCTCGTAGAATCATTCTCTGTACTTTTTCCTGCAAGAGCCGTGACTGCAGCTTATGGTTGGACTTATAAGATTCTAACCGAGTCGACTTATCCAAGGCTTATGAGTTTTCCAAGAGAAAGAGCAGAGGACCTACTTAGGATAGAAGCGGGTCAAGCTATTGCACATTCAATGTTAGCCGCAACTGAGCTCGGGCTTGGAGCTTGCCTGTTGGCAACTGGAAGAAAGCCTGCAGAGTTTCCAAAAGTTCTTGGCACCCCTGAGAACATTGTCCCAATATGGTTAATGGCTGTAGGATACGCTGCTGAAACCCCAGGGCAGAGACCGAGGAAAAGATTTGATAAACTCTATCACTACAATGAATATGGAACTGAGCTCAAAGAAGATGCCCAAGTACGCCAAGATTTAAAAGACGCTAATATGATTCAGCCGATGGCACCACATCCTGGAAGAGACGAAGAACTAAAACACCTTTGTAAAATGTTTGGACTTGATGAAGGAATGCCTGATATGCCTAAAGATAAGATCAAAGAGCTTTATAAAGAGGATTCTATTTATTACGGCGAAGTGCCAGAAGGTCTTGAAGATAAAGGAGTATAA
- a CDS encoding lysophospholipid acyltransferase family protein — translation MALNIKVKLNRPISFPKGQSYLVISNHLSYLDIFILFTHVPAVFIASIDMVQNDIVLGKATEYSGGMFVDRDDRTKIREELNKISETFDMGLNVVLFPEGTTSNGDQVLPFKTSFFAITEKRDLNIIPTCIKYVSIDGKSVDEENRDLVYFYGGMKFFKHFFGFLSVNTLEIELSFLDTISSGEIASRKDLASKVYDAINSEYLK, via the coding sequence ATGGCCCTTAATATAAAGGTCAAATTAAATAGGCCTATCAGCTTTCCTAAAGGGCAAAGCTACTTAGTAATATCAAATCATCTCTCATATCTAGATATATTCATTTTGTTCACACATGTACCCGCTGTTTTCATAGCAAGTATAGATATGGTCCAGAATGATATTGTGCTGGGCAAAGCCACTGAGTATAGCGGCGGCATGTTTGTCGATAGAGACGACAGAACAAAAATTAGAGAAGAACTGAACAAAATTTCTGAAACTTTTGATATGGGATTAAATGTTGTGTTGTTTCCCGAGGGAACTACCTCGAATGGAGATCAGGTTCTGCCATTTAAAACCAGCTTCTTTGCCATTACGGAAAAAAGAGATTTAAACATTATTCCCACCTGTATTAAGTATGTAAGTATTGATGGTAAATCAGTAGACGAGGAAAACAGGGACCTGGTTTACTTCTATGGCGGTATGAAATTTTTTAAGCATTTTTTTGGATTCTTGTCAGTTAACACACTAGAAATTGAACTCTCTTTTCTTGATACAATAAGTTCAGGCGAGATTGCTTCTCGAAAAGATTTAGCATCAAAAGTATATGATGCGATAAACTCTGAATATTTAAAATAA
- the rlmD gene encoding 23S rRNA (uracil(1939)-C(5))-methyltransferase RlmD gives MQIEIQGIAFGGAGLAKKDGKVFFVRGGLPNDVVEINVIKDKGSYAEAVISEIITPSPDRIEPKCEVFDLCGGCQLQNLSYKAQLEEKENILKETLARIGGFHDLEIDRIAASPKEFGFRNKVTLSAFYYKGRWHVGYNQKGSNRKVAIDSCPISDEIINATITRMDEVLSSISDPYYPLDKVHISSNGERSQLTLVPKSSRKGSNLKTLLRHLKRHPETENCSITGAGEVGFEIEILGYRFQTTPSAFTQVNSGVNEKMINTVLDYADLKGDETVLDLYSGIGNFSIPLAEQTKEVLGVEISNNSVKLAKKNSALNSIDNIVFQNADCADALDILHEQEEQFDLIVLDPPREGAKDIIDGLVNIGSEKVIYISCDPATLARDLKKLNAMGYKIQKVRPFDMFPQTFHIESVTLLKRA, from the coding sequence TTGCAGATAGAAATTCAAGGAATAGCTTTTGGAGGCGCTGGACTTGCAAAGAAAGACGGCAAAGTCTTTTTTGTAAGGGGCGGTCTGCCCAACGATGTAGTAGAGATAAATGTAATTAAAGATAAAGGCAGTTATGCAGAGGCCGTAATATCTGAAATTATAACACCCTCGCCCGATAGGATAGAACCTAAGTGCGAGGTGTTTGATCTTTGCGGCGGGTGTCAGCTCCAGAACTTATCCTACAAAGCTCAGCTTGAGGAAAAAGAGAACATCTTAAAAGAAACTCTCGCCAGAATCGGAGGGTTCCATGATCTTGAGATTGACAGAATTGCCGCATCTCCTAAGGAGTTTGGGTTTAGAAACAAAGTCACTCTTTCGGCCTTTTATTACAAAGGCCGCTGGCATGTTGGATATAATCAAAAAGGGAGTAACAGAAAAGTCGCCATAGACTCCTGCCCAATTTCAGATGAGATTATAAACGCCACGATTACCCGTATGGACGAGGTTCTATCTTCGATAAGCGATCCATACTACCCGCTAGATAAAGTACATATATCCTCAAATGGAGAAAGATCACAGCTTACTCTAGTACCTAAAAGCAGTAGAAAAGGAAGTAATCTCAAAACGCTTCTTAGGCACTTAAAACGGCATCCTGAGACAGAGAACTGCTCAATTACCGGAGCTGGCGAGGTTGGGTTTGAGATTGAGATATTAGGTTATAGGTTTCAAACCACTCCTTCTGCATTCACTCAGGTTAACAGCGGTGTTAATGAGAAAATGATAAATACTGTGCTCGATTATGCTGATCTTAAAGGTGATGAAACCGTGCTCGATCTCTATTCAGGCATTGGGAATTTCTCGATTCCTCTTGCTGAACAAACTAAAGAAGTACTTGGAGTAGAAATAAGCAATAATTCGGTGAAGCTAGCAAAAAAGAACTCCGCACTAAATTCTATAGATAATATAGTATTTCAAAATGCAGACTGCGCAGACGCCCTAGATATCTTGCATGAACAAGAAGAGCAGTTTGACCTAATCGTTCTAGATCCACCCAGAGAGGGGGCAAAGGACATAATAGATGGGCTGGTTAACATCGGTTCTGAGAAAGTAATTTATATTTCATGCGACCCTGCAACACTAGCACGTGATTTAAAAAAATTAAATGCTATGGGCTATAAGATTCAAAAAGTCCGCCCGTTCGATATGTTCCCACAAACCTTTCATATTGAATCAGTTACGCTCTTGAAAAGAGCATAA
- a CDS encoding RluA family pseudouridine synthase, which produces MPKEDQIEIFEVTQELSGKRADVVLSHFLSDHTRSQIKKLIEDHNVLVNGEPVKPSKKFDKGELISVNVPEPTSIDAEPEDIEIEVIYEDSDIIAVNKPAGMVVHPGAGVRSGTLVNALLFKCKDLSGIGGKIRPGIVHRLDKDTSGVIVAAKNDKAHNSLVDQFKSRTVKKRYLAIVLGNIKEDSGAFKSQIGRDPVNRVKMSSKSKSGRESLTLWKVIKRYGMATFVEAEPKTGRTHQIRVHFSENGYPILADRVYGNKKQRDTILAKGEKEIGRQALHANKIGFSHPYTSKWIELEAPVPEDMGRAIKYFDSITE; this is translated from the coding sequence ATGCCAAAAGAAGATCAAATTGAAATCTTTGAAGTCACTCAAGAGCTCTCGGGCAAAAGGGCTGATGTTGTGCTCTCACATTTTTTATCGGATCATACTCGCTCTCAAATAAAAAAGCTTATTGAAGATCACAATGTTCTAGTAAACGGCGAGCCGGTTAAGCCATCAAAGAAATTTGATAAAGGAGAGCTTATTTCAGTAAATGTTCCTGAGCCTACCTCAATCGATGCTGAGCCTGAAGATATAGAAATAGAAGTGATATATGAAGACTCAGATATAATAGCAGTCAATAAACCTGCAGGCATGGTTGTGCATCCCGGCGCAGGAGTACGTTCCGGCACATTGGTAAATGCTCTTTTGTTTAAGTGTAAAGATCTCTCTGGCATTGGCGGCAAGATTCGCCCGGGAATAGTGCATAGGCTGGACAAAGATACATCAGGAGTAATAGTGGCAGCAAAAAATGATAAGGCGCATAATTCTTTAGTCGATCAATTTAAATCACGTACTGTAAAAAAGCGCTATTTAGCAATAGTTCTGGGCAATATAAAAGAGGATTCAGGCGCTTTTAAATCTCAAATAGGAAGAGACCCGGTAAACCGAGTCAAAATGTCATCTAAGTCAAAATCAGGCAGAGAATCTCTAACCTTATGGAAAGTGATTAAGCGCTATGGCATGGCAACATTTGTAGAGGCGGAACCCAAAACAGGAAGAACCCATCAGATTAGAGTTCATTTCTCTGAAAACGGATATCCTATATTGGCTGATAGAGTTTATGGCAACAAGAAACAAAGAGATACTATTTTGGCAAAGGGTGAGAAGGAGATAGGCCGTCAGGCTCTTCACGCAAACAAAATAGGCTTTTCACACCCATATACATCTAAATGGATAGAGCTTGAAGCCCCAGTTCCAGAGGATATGGGTAGAGCAATTAAATATTTTGATTCAATAACTGAATAA
- the pgeF gene encoding peptidoglycan editing factor PgeF, translated as MPILKSKVLSSVIHGFSTRHVGCDVSYIASKHELSQIAQLKQVHSSNIIVVDDIQSHDNEIEGDALITTLKGVGIGVRTADCVPILITDKDHTLAAAVHAGWRGSVSEIAKKTVQKIETDYGVSSSDLKVTIGPCNKKCCYEVGEDVASLFKEKFSNTSLYLFPIANSKYYLDLSIANKSALQEAGVQELETIGVCTECNPNYYSYRREGKGVGTQLSFIALPKEC; from the coding sequence ATGCCAATTCTAAAATCTAAAGTTCTATCTAGTGTAATACACGGATTTTCCACAAGACATGTTGGATGTGATGTGTCTTACATAGCAAGTAAACATGAGCTTTCTCAAATTGCTCAGTTAAAGCAGGTGCACAGCTCGAATATTATCGTTGTAGATGATATCCAAAGTCATGATAACGAAATAGAAGGAGATGCTCTAATAACTACTCTTAAGGGAGTAGGGATAGGAGTAAGAACCGCAGACTGCGTGCCTATATTGATTACGGATAAGGATCATACTTTAGCAGCCGCTGTTCATGCAGGGTGGCGCGGGAGTGTTTCTGAAATAGCCAAGAAAACAGTACAAAAAATAGAAACTGATTATGGCGTGAGCTCATCTGATCTTAAAGTGACGATAGGGCCCTGTAATAAAAAATGCTGCTATGAAGTGGGCGAAGATGTCGCATCTCTTTTTAAAGAGAAGTTCTCTAATACTAGTCTTTATTTATTCCCAATCGCAAACTCTAAGTATTACCTCGATCTCAGCATAGCAAACAAATCTGCCCTGCAAGAAGCTGGAGTGCAAGAGCTTGAGACCATAGGCGTTTGCACGGAGTGTAATCCGAATTACTATTCCTACAGAAGAGAGGGAAAAGGAGTAGGTACGCAGCTTAGTTTTATAGCTTTACCAAAAGAGTGTTAA
- a CDS encoding argininosuccinate synthase — protein MSEKNKIVLAYSGGLDTSVILKWLAEKYDAEIIAYVADVGQGEDLEEVHEKALATGASKVYIEDLTQEFVSDFVFPAVKANAIYEGVYLLGTSLARPLIAKRQIEIAQKENAFAVSHGSTGKGNDQVRFELTYYALDPNIKVIAPWREWDLNSRTALIDYAEKNGIPVPVTAEKPYSCDRNLLHISYEGGILEDPWNEPPENMFEMTVSPQSAPDEPVYIDIDFEKGVPVKLDGKELGSVDMLDTLNKIGGKNGVGRVDLVENRFVGMKSRGVYETPGGTILHAAHRALESLTMDREVMHLRDSFVPKIAELIYYGFWYSPEMDMLMAAIEESQKNVTGSVKLKIYKGNVITVGRRSPYSLYQEDLATFEEDSIYNQADATGFIKLNALRLSVQKLLDKKG, from the coding sequence ATGAGTGAGAAAAACAAGATTGTCCTAGCTTATTCAGGGGGACTGGACACTTCGGTAATTTTAAAATGGCTTGCAGAGAAATATGATGCTGAGATTATTGCCTATGTTGCAGATGTAGGTCAGGGCGAGGATTTAGAAGAAGTGCATGAAAAAGCACTCGCAACTGGCGCAAGCAAAGTATATATAGAGGATTTGACCCAGGAATTTGTGTCCGATTTTGTTTTTCCTGCTGTTAAAGCAAACGCAATTTATGAGGGTGTATACCTTCTTGGTACATCTCTAGCTCGCCCGCTTATCGCAAAAAGGCAGATAGAAATTGCACAGAAGGAAAATGCATTTGCCGTCTCTCACGGATCAACTGGCAAGGGAAATGACCAGGTCAGATTCGAGCTTACCTACTATGCACTTGATCCCAATATAAAAGTAATCGCTCCATGGAGAGAATGGGATCTTAACTCCCGAACAGCTCTAATAGACTATGCCGAGAAAAATGGCATACCGGTTCCAGTTACAGCAGAAAAGCCATATAGCTGTGATAGAAACCTACTTCACATAAGCTATGAAGGCGGAATTTTGGAAGACCCATGGAACGAGCCCCCGGAGAACATGTTCGAAATGACTGTCTCACCTCAGAGCGCTCCTGATGAGCCTGTATATATAGATATAGATTTTGAAAAAGGAGTACCAGTAAAATTAGACGGTAAAGAGCTTGGCTCTGTAGATATGCTTGATACGCTCAACAAAATCGGCGGCAAAAATGGCGTTGGCAGAGTAGATTTGGTTGAGAACCGCTTTGTTGGTATGAAATCAAGGGGTGTATACGAAACCCCGGGTGGCACGATACTGCACGCGGCCCATAGAGCGCTTGAGTCTCTTACTATGGACAGAGAGGTAATGCACTTAAGGGACAGTTTTGTCCCTAAGATAGCAGAGCTTATTTATTACGGATTTTGGTATTCACCTGAAATGGATATGTTAATGGCCGCCATTGAAGAGTCTCAAAAAAATGTAACCGGTAGTGTAAAGCTTAAAATTTATAAGGGCAATGTGATAACAGTTGGAAGGCGCTCACCTTATTCTCTATACCAAGAGGATCTTGCCACATTTGAAGAGGACAGCATTTATAATCAAGCTGATGCCACAGGATTTATCAAACTAAATGCGCTAAGGTTGTCTGTACAAAAACTTCTGGATAAAAAAGGTTAG
- the queA gene encoding tRNA preQ1(34) S-adenosylmethionine ribosyltransferase-isomerase QueA, protein MKASDFDYELLDEQIAYRPENKRPNSKLLLLNKENGSISHKHFYDLPDLLKNGDMLVLNDTRVIPARLKGKRANGSDAEILLVQKITDHSWECLVRNPKHEEELILKGGVNATLLRQGKQTWIIEFKHKVDEYIQEHGNMPLPPYIDRAPDESDKTTYQTVYAKHKGAIAAPTAGLHFTNALLDQISAKGVELQYVTLHVGIGTFKPVKVDDVEDHKMHEEFISISDDTARAINKAKSEARKVIAVGTTVVRTLESSVGNDGKLLPFSGQTDLFITPGYKFHVVDGLITNFHLPRSTLLMLVSAFSDREFIFNAYSKAREMNYRFLSYGDAMFIN, encoded by the coding sequence ATGAAAGCCTCAGACTTTGACTACGAGCTCTTAGATGAGCAGATTGCGTATCGTCCGGAAAACAAGAGGCCAAACTCCAAGCTTCTTTTGTTAAACAAAGAAAACGGCAGCATATCTCATAAGCACTTCTATGATCTACCAGATCTTTTAAAGAATGGTGACATGCTTGTATTAAACGACACCCGTGTTATTCCAGCAAGACTAAAGGGCAAAAGAGCAAACGGATCTGATGCAGAAATTCTCCTTGTTCAAAAGATTACAGATCACTCTTGGGAGTGTTTGGTTAGAAACCCAAAACATGAAGAAGAGCTAATTCTAAAAGGCGGCGTTAATGCCACACTTTTACGGCAGGGCAAACAGACTTGGATTATTGAGTTTAAACATAAAGTCGATGAATATATCCAAGAGCATGGGAACATGCCGCTTCCGCCTTACATAGACCGGGCACCTGATGAGTCTGATAAAACCACATATCAAACTGTCTATGCAAAACATAAGGGAGCAATTGCTGCCCCTACGGCCGGCTTGCATTTCACAAATGCCTTGCTAGATCAGATAAGTGCTAAAGGTGTTGAGCTGCAATATGTTACTCTACATGTGGGTATAGGGACTTTTAAACCGGTTAAGGTCGATGACGTAGAAGATCATAAAATGCATGAAGAGTTTATTTCGATCTCAGATGATACTGCTAGGGCAATTAATAAGGCGAAGAGCGAAGCAAGAAAAGTAATTGCAGTCGGTACAACAGTCGTGAGAACATTAGAATCCTCGGTTGGTAATGATGGAAAGCTTTTGCCGTTTAGCGGGCAAACAGATTTGTTTATTACGCCCGGGTATAAGTTTCATGTCGTAGACGGGCTTATTACTAACTTTCATCTGCCCCGCTCAACGCTGTTAATGTTAGTGTCCGCTTTTTCAGATCGAGAATTTATCTTTAACGCATACAGTAAGGCTAGGGAAATGAATTACAGGTTTTTGAGTTATGGTGATGCCATGTTTATAAACTGA